The following are encoded together in the Salvia hispanica cultivar TCC Black 2014 chromosome 6, UniMelb_Shisp_WGS_1.0, whole genome shotgun sequence genome:
- the LOC125195573 gene encoding uncharacterized protein LOC125195573: MASGSGSGAGSSGASDWRQIVRDELRAVTSRELNRALQTAMQQQQQPAVPRPIHCRTYIPRDRIAAHHRLYADYFAPQPRFGDNLFRRRFRMRRELFLHIVGVLERRYLYFRMREDAVGRPGHTHIQKCTATIRQLAYGGTADMFDEYLHIGETTARECMEFFYQGIREIFGDTYLRKPTP; this comes from the coding sequence atggcaagtggtagtggtagtggtgcGGGTAGTAGCGGTGCTAGCGATTGGCGGCAGATTGTTAGGGATGAGCTGCGTGCCGTTACGTCTAGGGAGTTAAATCGGGCATTACAAACGGCcatgcagcagcagcaacagcCGGCGGTACCTCGACCCATCCATTGTCGCACTTATATACCTCGTGACCGCATCGCAGCACACCATCGGTTGTACGCGGACTACTTTGCTCCACAGCCGCGGTTTGGAGACAACTTGTTCCGCCGACGTTTCAGGATGCGTCGTGAACTGTTTCTTCATATCGTTGGTGTTTTAGAGCGTCGATACTTATATTTCAGGATGAGAGAGGATGCGGTTGGTAGACCGGGCCACACGCACATTCAGAAGTGCACTGCAACGATCAGGCAGCTAGCTTACGGAGGTAcggccgacatgttcgacgagtacctccacatcggcgAGACGACTGCCCGCGAATGTATGGAGTTTTTTTATCAAGGCATTAGGGAGATATTCGGGGATACCTATCTTCGCAAGCCTACTCCCTAA
- the LOC125192163 gene encoding probable disease resistance protein At1g58602 isoform X1: MKLIKQIVPGYEKDPSLEEMDNRSLQRMLRQHLQDKSYFIVLDNILKEMELKSILKALPSRGLNESRLTLLLTSRFVIGTTNVNYTHEMNALDSYKSWQLFMKTVDKFTGEENKFTKELEKKGKEMLKKCWGLPMAITDVARQKAKQRLLGIEWEKLFDSIDLSEPLKLLEPMYHQLEELIKPQFLHLSLFKENAIMREEKMEQIWAANGLDIERVPERLGLAANQFDIEKVTWVLAGESILEVVKHNFGKRKYRLNPLLHMISRTKAEEEIGFEILRSNGNSRPSQNARHRVIHYGRDKFNPFTNENSKQLISLVFHGGGGYLEDNSLSYWESCELLKILDMEDFGVKTLSETIGALIELRYLGLRNNYIQEIPHSLADLKKLEFLDIALNFMVEVSNIIWQMGNLRNLHMSNVICRKPLKVDAMRNLETLTYISIYDWTYKVSRLKTMHKFQKLGVEEVDENSDVGQLFASLAMVPNFDNLVLRGFRFRSMPCLDEIGVIIGLTVLKLDGRIGRLPSADNLPQMITCITLVNTCLDEDPMPILEKLSWLFNLKLQNAYTGQEMVIQQGGFPVLEVLCINELWNLRKIQIDDDAMSSVMELEINNCPHLKTLPTCIRRMSKLQKFKMVTTKHIATKIRNSGLTTNILEEDIHP, from the exons ATGAaactaataaaacaaattgtgCCTGGATATGAAAAAGATCCTTCATTGGAAGAAATGGACAACCGAAGTCTCCAACGTATGCTTCGCCAGCACCTGCAAGACAAGTCATATTTCATAGTTTTGGACAATATTCTGAAAGAAATGGAATTGAAATCCATCTTGAAAGCTCTTCCATCTCGAG GCCTTAATGAAAGCAGGTTGACGTTGCTGTTAACATCGCGCTTTGTGATTGGAACAACTAATGTCAATTATACTCATGAGATGAATGCTTTGGATTCTTATAAAAGCTGGCAATTGTTTATGAAAACAGTTGATAAATTTACAGGTGAAGAGAACAAATTCAcaaaggagttggagaagaagGGCAAAGAGATGCTGAAAAAATGTTGGGGTTTGCCAATGGCTATAACAGATGTTGCAAGGCAGAAAGCAAAACAAAGACTTTTGGGGATTGAATGGGAAAAACtttttgattcaattgatttgagCGAACCATTGAAGTTATTGGAACCCATGTATCATCAATTGGAAGAACTTATCAAGCCACAGTTTTTGCATTTGTCCCTTTTTaaggaaaatgcaataatgagagaagaaaagatgGAACAGATTTGGGCTGCAAATGGATTAGATATTGAAAGAGTTCCAGAGAGATTGGGTTTAGCTGCAAATCAATTTGATATTGAAAAAGTTACATGGGTTTTGGCTGGTGAATCGATTCTTGAAGTCGTGAAGCACAACTTTGGGAAAAGAAAGTATCGCCTCAATCCTCTATTACACATGATATCAAGAACAAAAGCAGAAGAGGAAATAGGCTTTGAGATCTTAAGGAGCAATGGAAACAGTAGGCCCTCTCAGAATGCCCGTCATCGTGTTATCCATTATGGCAGAGACAAGTTTAATCCTTTCACAAATGAAAATAGCAAACAACTTATTTCACTTGTCTTCCATGGAGGTGGTGGCTACTTGGAAGACAATAGCTTGTCTTATTGGGAGAGTTGTGAATTACTCAAAATACTTGACATGGAAGATTTTGGGGTGAAGACTTTATCCGAAACAATCGGAGCATTGATTGAGTTAAGATACTTGGGATTGAGGAACAATTACATACAAGAGATCCCACACTCGTTGGCAGATCTGAAAAAGCTTGAGTTTCTTGATATAGCTCTCAACTTTATGGTGGAGGTGTCGAATATTATATGGCAAATGGGCAACCTTCGCAATCTCCATATGTCTAATGTGATTTGCCGGAAGCCTTTAAAAGTAGATGCGATGCGGAATCTGGAGACCCTAACATACATCTCGATATATGATTGGACATATAAGGTCTCGAGGTTGAAGACAATGCATAAATTCCAAAAGTTGGGCGTTGAAGAAGTTGATGAAAACTCGGATGTAGGACAGCTCTTTGCATCACTTGCAATGGTTCCGAACTTTGATAATCTTGTCTTAAGAGGGTTTCGTTTTAGAAGCATGCCGTGTTTGGATGAAATTGGTGTTATAATAGGACTCACTGTACTAAAACTAGATGGGCGTATAGGCAGGCTACCAAGTGCAGATAATCTACCTCAAATGATTACGTGCATAACATTGGTAAATACTTGTCTGGATGAAGACCCCATGCCAATATTAGAGAAGCTCAGTTGGCTATTCAACCTCAAACTGCAAAATGCATACACTGGTCAAGAAATGGTGATCCAACAAGGCGGATTTCCCGTACTCGAAGTGCTTTGCATCAATGAATTGTGGAATCTTAGAAAGATACAAATTGATGATGATGCAATGTCGAGTGTCATGGAACTAGAAATCAATAACTGTCCACACCTGAAGACCCTCCCAACATGTATTCGGAGGATGTCTAAACTGCAAAAGTTTAAGATGGTTACAACCAAACACATTGCAACAAAGATCAGAAATTCAGGTTTGACCACCAATATATTGGAGGAGGATATCCATCCATAA
- the LOC125192163 gene encoding probable disease resistance protein At1g58602 isoform X2, with protein MKLIKQIVPGYEKDPSLEEMDNRSLQRMLRQHLQDKSYFIVLDNILKEMELKSILKALPSRGEENKFTKELEKKGKEMLKKCWGLPMAITDVARQKAKQRLLGIEWEKLFDSIDLSEPLKLLEPMYHQLEELIKPQFLHLSLFKENAIMREEKMEQIWAANGLDIERVPERLGLAANQFDIEKVTWVLAGESILEVVKHNFGKRKYRLNPLLHMISRTKAEEEIGFEILRSNGNSRPSQNARHRVIHYGRDKFNPFTNENSKQLISLVFHGGGGYLEDNSLSYWESCELLKILDMEDFGVKTLSETIGALIELRYLGLRNNYIQEIPHSLADLKKLEFLDIALNFMVEVSNIIWQMGNLRNLHMSNVICRKPLKVDAMRNLETLTYISIYDWTYKVSRLKTMHKFQKLGVEEVDENSDVGQLFASLAMVPNFDNLVLRGFRFRSMPCLDEIGVIIGLTVLKLDGRIGRLPSADNLPQMITCITLVNTCLDEDPMPILEKLSWLFNLKLQNAYTGQEMVIQQGGFPVLEVLCINELWNLRKIQIDDDAMSSVMELEINNCPHLKTLPTCIRRMSKLQKFKMVTTKHIATKIRNSGLTTNILEEDIHP; from the exons ATGAaactaataaaacaaattgtgCCTGGATATGAAAAAGATCCTTCATTGGAAGAAATGGACAACCGAAGTCTCCAACGTATGCTTCGCCAGCACCTGCAAGACAAGTCATATTTCATAGTTTTGGACAATATTCTGAAAGAAATGGAATTGAAATCCATCTTGAAAGCTCTTCCATCTCGAG GTGAAGAGAACAAATTCAcaaaggagttggagaagaagGGCAAAGAGATGCTGAAAAAATGTTGGGGTTTGCCAATGGCTATAACAGATGTTGCAAGGCAGAAAGCAAAACAAAGACTTTTGGGGATTGAATGGGAAAAACtttttgattcaattgatttgagCGAACCATTGAAGTTATTGGAACCCATGTATCATCAATTGGAAGAACTTATCAAGCCACAGTTTTTGCATTTGTCCCTTTTTaaggaaaatgcaataatgagagaagaaaagatgGAACAGATTTGGGCTGCAAATGGATTAGATATTGAAAGAGTTCCAGAGAGATTGGGTTTAGCTGCAAATCAATTTGATATTGAAAAAGTTACATGGGTTTTGGCTGGTGAATCGATTCTTGAAGTCGTGAAGCACAACTTTGGGAAAAGAAAGTATCGCCTCAATCCTCTATTACACATGATATCAAGAACAAAAGCAGAAGAGGAAATAGGCTTTGAGATCTTAAGGAGCAATGGAAACAGTAGGCCCTCTCAGAATGCCCGTCATCGTGTTATCCATTATGGCAGAGACAAGTTTAATCCTTTCACAAATGAAAATAGCAAACAACTTATTTCACTTGTCTTCCATGGAGGTGGTGGCTACTTGGAAGACAATAGCTTGTCTTATTGGGAGAGTTGTGAATTACTCAAAATACTTGACATGGAAGATTTTGGGGTGAAGACTTTATCCGAAACAATCGGAGCATTGATTGAGTTAAGATACTTGGGATTGAGGAACAATTACATACAAGAGATCCCACACTCGTTGGCAGATCTGAAAAAGCTTGAGTTTCTTGATATAGCTCTCAACTTTATGGTGGAGGTGTCGAATATTATATGGCAAATGGGCAACCTTCGCAATCTCCATATGTCTAATGTGATTTGCCGGAAGCCTTTAAAAGTAGATGCGATGCGGAATCTGGAGACCCTAACATACATCTCGATATATGATTGGACATATAAGGTCTCGAGGTTGAAGACAATGCATAAATTCCAAAAGTTGGGCGTTGAAGAAGTTGATGAAAACTCGGATGTAGGACAGCTCTTTGCATCACTTGCAATGGTTCCGAACTTTGATAATCTTGTCTTAAGAGGGTTTCGTTTTAGAAGCATGCCGTGTTTGGATGAAATTGGTGTTATAATAGGACTCACTGTACTAAAACTAGATGGGCGTATAGGCAGGCTACCAAGTGCAGATAATCTACCTCAAATGATTACGTGCATAACATTGGTAAATACTTGTCTGGATGAAGACCCCATGCCAATATTAGAGAAGCTCAGTTGGCTATTCAACCTCAAACTGCAAAATGCATACACTGGTCAAGAAATGGTGATCCAACAAGGCGGATTTCCCGTACTCGAAGTGCTTTGCATCAATGAATTGTGGAATCTTAGAAAGATACAAATTGATGATGATGCAATGTCGAGTGTCATGGAACTAGAAATCAATAACTGTCCACACCTGAAGACCCTCCCAACATGTATTCGGAGGATGTCTAAACTGCAAAAGTTTAAGATGGTTACAACCAAACACATTGCAACAAAGATCAGAAATTCAGGTTTGACCACCAATATATTGGAGGAGGATATCCATCCATAA
- the LOC125195572 gene encoding uncharacterized protein LOC125195572, with amino-acid sequence MSVAFISRVMSELERYPDEDPSMDTDEKMVRKTVIDELKLMQDLLRDKESGGTRILDYSVADSDEWTLLSTNPKTHTAIANARDWLLKLKIITKSCPRNMSEAVMIGVIMELERYPVVNPSIDTDAEMILKEVINELSMMLDFLRGKESGERSSLHYLVADFDEMTQLSKNPTAQRAIAYARDWLLYIDGYMAEFGVDEERRLDDNATRYIGSEIFNHEQQRIDYEGMWTCLNLINGKSMKDVVVDMMVKWMVRDGLIAEIPPCYYYTRSILEFSSCGYPINMWVAIILWAIEQLYRFKVAKILYNGIPEEILAELEIMVCELTKAYALGEVELEELSRLNYLLPDYADIAQLSANLAINIDEDLAKNKMTHGLYWLRKVRNRRPEFVGGERVNSPLSVGDEGVVVGFEKDVQLISRAILNEESSVKVILIKGMVGSGKTTLARQVYNHMSVTGKFNGRAAWISISSDTSANEVLVELIHMFGDSPLEGMDNHSLLGKLYRLLQGMPFFIVLDNLPKQMPIHSILNALPEEGMFIIISYLRIYSLRHK; translated from the exons ATGTCGGTGGCCTTCATATCAAGAGTGATGAGTGAACTAGAGCGTTATCCAGATGAGGATCCAAGTATGGATACTGATGAAAAGATGGTTCGAAAAACGGTAATTGATGAGCTGAAATTGATGCAAGATTTACTGAGAGACAAGGAATCGGGAGGGACGAGAATCCTAGACTATTCGGTAGCTGACTCTGACGAGTGGACTCTACTTTCTACTAACCCCAAAACACATACAGCAATAGCCAATGCCCGAGATTGGCTGCTtaagttaaaaataattacgaaaag TTGCCCAAGAAACATGTCAGAGGCCGTCATGATAGGGGTGATAATGGAACTAGAGCGTTATCCAGTTGTGAATCCAAGTATCGATACTGATGCTGAGATGATACTGAAAGAGGTGATTAATGAGCTGAGCATGATGCTGGATTTCTTGAGAGGCAAGGAATCGGGAGAGAGGAGCAGCCTACACTATTTGGTAGCTGACTTTGATGAGATGACTCAACTTTCAAAGAACCCCACAGCCCAAAGAGCAATAGCCTATGCACGAGATTGGCTGCTTTATATAGATGGGTACATGGCGGAGTTTGGGGTCGATGAGGAGCGTCGCTTGGACGACAATGCGACGCGGTATATTGGCTCTGAGATTTTCAATCACGAGCAGCAGCGGATCGACTATGAGGGCATGTGGACATGTCTAAACCTTATTAATGGAAAAAGTATGAAGGACGTGGTCGTGGATATGATGGTGAAGTGGATGGTGAGAGACGGGTTGATAGCGGAGATACCACCATGTTATTATTATACACGCAGCATCTTAGAATTTTCGTCGTGCGGATATCCCATAAACATGTGGGTGGCCATCATATTATGGGCGATCGAGCAACTGTACAGGTTTAAGGTGGccaaaatattatacaatgGAATCCCGGAAGAGATATTAGCAGAGCTAGAAATTATGGTGTGTGAATTGACCAAGGCGTATGCACTGGGTGAGGTGGAATTGGAGGAGTTGAGCAGGCTAAATTATTTACTACCTGACTATGCTGATATAGCTCAGTTATCAGCGAATCTCGCGATAAACATTGATGAGGACTtggccaaaaataaaatgacacatGGTCTATATTGGCTGAGAAAGGTACGAAATCGAAGGCCGGAGTTTGTTGGTGGCGAGAGGGTGAACAGTCCACTAAGTGTAGGAGACGAAGGTGTCGTGGTGGGCTTTGAGAAAGACGTGCAGCTTATTAGTAGAGCAATCCTGAATGAGGAGAGCAGTGTTAAAGTGATTCTTATCAAAGGCATGGTTGGTTCGGGAAAGACAACTCTTGCCAGACAAGTGTACAACCACATGTCCGTCACTGGGAAATTCAATGGCCGCGCTGCATGGATAAGCATTTCTAGTGACACAAGTGCGAATGAGGTACTTGTGGAACTCATACACATGTTCGGAGATTCGCCATTGGAGGGAATGGACAACCATAGCCTCCTAGGAAAGCTTTACCGCCTCCTGCAAGGAATGCCATTTTTCATAGTTCTCGATAACCTGCCAAAACAAATGCCCATTCATTCCATCTTGAATGCTCTTCCCGAGGAAGGTATGTTTATCATTATTTCTTATCTTagaatatactctctccgtcacAAGTAG